aataaaaaaaaacgattaaaacattttaataaaaacaaTAGGATTATGTCTAGACAAAAATACATACACAAATGACAAAATTGAAAGTTGACTGTTTGTGGTTTCATTACACATAAATATGTAATATGGTATAGGAAACCTGTTGAACATATATCAGAAGGTATAAGCACCAGTAGTCATAATTATAAATGATGCAAGTGTGATTATGTTGTGTGCTGAGCAATGTGCTGGTTTGTCAGCTGTTTTAGGTGAcaactacattttacatttacattttagtcatttagcagacgctcttatccagagcgacttacagtagtgaatgcatacatttcatacattttttttttcttccgtactggtcccccgtgggaactaGGCTTATTCTTCTCATAACAAGAACATAAATTGAAGAGACAACATGTATTTTTCCACCAATTATCCTGCATTGAGAAATATTTCCAAGGATGTCAACATGTTCCATCCATACAAGTCTCTTTGCATCATGAATCACATAGAGGGATAACATTATCTGCAGGAAGGTATAAAAAGAAAGCGGTCTGGTCTACAATATTGAGTCATAATATAGAGATTACAGTTGAACACCTCTATATCATAGTAGTAGGTTAGCCTATCCTAGGCTATACCACATTTCCTGTGCAACCTCCAGGCTAGCAAGCATGTCTAAAGATTAGGTTATAGGTTAAGGGGGGAGACTTACCACTGGGACCATGAAGCTGTAGATGTAACCTATTATCAGAGTAGGCTGCCACTCAAAAAGTAGCCTAGGTTTTGCCCACCGAGGGAACCAACTGAGATCAGTTGGGCGAGGCGAGGGATAGTGTAATCTCTCTCTTGAAATGTGTATCTTACCCACATTTGGCAGCGGCGCAACGAATCATTCACAGGCAATATGTACGCAAAGTTGTAAACGGTCGTACACGATTGTTTGAACTTCAGCCAGGGTGACTGAATGAGGGATGTTTTGAGCGTCAATTACCTAGATTTCGCGATGATGAGCGTTGTCCGTCCGTCGTTCTTCGAGCGGGTTGCAGTGCTCCACGGCGAGGGGGCACAATTCAAAGTTTTAGACGCAGCAAGGCGTCCGAGACAGTCTGTGGTGGACGCTGTAATAAAGTGGTCTAGTTGTCAGCTTTCATTTACCCAGATAGAATAGGAAAGATTGCCTGACTCCCACGTCCGACTCAGCAATGTCCCCCTCCCGTGCAATAAAGCATTGCCTGAAAGCACCGCCTCGAACTGTCATCTGTGCGCACTTTGACCGACGCGGCGATGATGTACATTGGGCTTGCCCTGTTTACTCCAGTCTAGTGAATGGGTGTGGGTTCTTCTTTTATCATTTATGTGTGCTCGGCTATAGAGCAGCGATGAACAAATCCAGTTGCAGTCGATAACTTCCTATTTGCCaatattttattttcaaagcGTTGTGCGCACTACGTCTTCAGCTAAGAGGTTTGGACCAGTTTGGCACAGGTGGATGAGATCTGTAACAACAGCAAGGTTGTTGGTAGGCTTACCGAGCTCCCAACTGCCTTGTTACAGTAGCCTAGAATGCAACACCATTTATATGTCAGTGTGGCAGATATCAGTCCCATAACAGGGTGTTGTTGAGGCAATGATGGATTGACAGTAGCCTAACTATTGATTATGCCTAACTATTGTCCTTTTGATGGCTTGCATTTATGAGGTTAAAGCATTGAACAAACAGATATGCATTGTGAAGTCTGGTCCAACAATACAATTGTATTGGCATACAGGTAAAAGCTGTCTCAATCCATTAGATCAGTGGCAGGGGGAGCGGGGTCCAACTTActttaaacttactcttgaaagttgtaatagttgaAATTGGGTCGTGCAAAATCCGATTTCCTCTTGTCAAGTCAGTCATAAAGTATTTATAacctgtcagaaatgtccagatcaactagcccatgtcagctaacgttttttTAGCTAGGTTTTGTAGCCCATATATTTTGTTGTAAAGCTTGAGCCACTTAAAGAGCATATGAACACAcgttagacatggcaaaatgtatagaattgaaagaaaattagctttaaaacagcaaaatgTTCTCtgacccatgacaaaatgtgtagaattgcaggaaataagctttaaacctgtgcaagatgttccccaatgctggaagaggGGCCTGAGCTAAACAATTTGGGAACCCCTGCATTAGATACATTTTTaattttgatttaacctttatttaactacgcaagtcagttaagaacaaattcttatttacaatgacggccaaccccggccaaaccaggatgacgctgggacaattgtgtgccgccctatgggactcccaatcccagccggatgtgattcagcctggatcaTTGAACACCAGATAATGAATCAGAGGATTTTCAGGCACAATAACAAAAACATGCCATTTGGCAAAGCACATGGCATTCCATCCATTCACAACAAAGGGAAGGATTTAAAAGTAAAGTCCTCAATAGAGTATGGGCTGCTGGCCAGAGCTCAGCGGACACTGCTGCTGTAGACATACTATACACAATGACTGTACTGAccatgtgggtgtttgtgtggggAGACAGACGAGGAGCTGCCAGATAGACTGCTGCTTAGACCCCTAATGATCAGAAACCATTGATGTATGAGTCCCTGCTTGGAAATAGGAGTGACTTAATACCGTAAGAAAACAGTACCATGAGTATCACAATtgcaattgtatttatttttgtctGTACACCCCACAGCTCAAAAGAGAAAATGacacaaaacataaaaaaatgacAGAATGACAGGAACAAAAGATAGAATACAGAACAAAAGTTTCACAATCCAAATTGATCTTCATTTAATTGACACGTTTGTACATTATGGTGACACAAACAAAGTAACATGAAGTTAATTTCCAAATGtttgtcagtggtgtaaagtaactaagtaaaaaacttgaaagtactacttaagttgttttttggggtatctgtacttaactatttctatttttgacaacttttactccactacatttctaaagaaaatatgtactttatactcccatacattttccctggcacccaaaagtactcgctacatttcgaatgctcaggcaggacatAAATATGGTGTAATTAACACACCTATCAATATAACGCACTGTCATCCTTACTacttctgatctggcggactcaccaaACACAAATActgcgtttgtaaattatgtctgagtgttggagtgtgcacctggctgtccgtaaataaaaatttaaaaaaggaaattgtgccgtctggtttgcttaatacaaGGAATTTGCTGTTTAGCatttacatttactcaagtatgaaaatgtagtactttttccaccattgaTGTTTTTTTGTACTCCCTGTCTTTAGATCAAGTCCCTTTTCATTTGTTACTTTAGTTTCATTCAGTTATTAAAAGCCTTTAGATAATAGTTATGTAAATTTTAAAAAAAACCCACATAGAAGCTTCAATCATGATTGAAATAAAACAGATTAGGCTACACAATGTTACATCCCAAACGTTTAATGTCATTTGGACCCAACTTTATGTTGACTATGTACAACAGAAGCAAAAGGACAATTATGAGCTTAACTGTATTTACATAACACGAAAACATTTTCAAGCATAGTcttccaaataaataaataaaatgcatgGCACAAGAAAATAAGCTAAACATCATGACATATTCACAAAAAACAATGCTGGAGCGAGCAAAACATGTCCAAAGGTAGCATCCTGAAACACATGGCCTATGTTTACACAGATAGCCCAATTCTGATCGTTTCCCACTAAttagtcttttgaccaatcagatctgcTCTGAAaatgatctgatgtgaaaagatctgattggccaaaagaccaattagtgggaaaatAAATCAGAATTGTGCTTCCTGTGTGAATGCAGATGGAAACCAACGGACAAAAATCACATTGTCTAATTATTGTATCAGAAGAATAGCTAGAGAGTGTATATTTCTTCAATATAATATTTGTATTTACATAATTTTTATGCTCATTTATTTACACAACAATGTATGATGGGGGAATCTAGAGAAACTTAGAAGATCAGACAAAGCTTTTAATAGCACATTATGTGACTGTTGTAAACATTCCATCTTAGAATATCCTGGTTATTATCAGTTATGTTCTTTTTCCAGGTGTATTTTTGGAAATGTCCTTTTAAGGCAAAGATATTAAGCTCATATGTAAGTAATACTCCTCTTCTGGTCATTTTAGGATCCTTTCCGATCTTCCATTCTGCTTAATCCCCCCCCCCTTTTCACTTTCATCTTTCAAGAGACAAACATTTACATAACCATtgtgaaattgaaaaaaaaaaagaaagatgtCTGCCACTCTGGTATGCTCCCATGATGATTTAATCAGACGCAAAAAGACAATGTTTCGATCCGAGTTGGATCTTCAGGGATCAAAACATTGTCTTTCTTTAGGGTCTGATTACATCACCATGGGAGCATACCATTTCTTTTTTCTTTGATTCGTTCTTCTGTCCTGCACCTGATAAGTTGAATGTGTgtattttcatatatttttttccaTCGGGAAATAGACCCATAATTTGTATGTTTTTAGAGaggagtattttttttttttttgaggaaTAAATCCCTGACATAAATGTCTGCACTCCTCTCTGCCAAACTACACTAGACATTCTCCTAATGTTGGCTAATTTCTTAGAAAATCTCCTTCCCTCCTTGCGTTCTTATAAGATCTCCTCCACCCCATGGGCAAAGATCATGACCAGGCCAGGCTCTAGGATCATGTCCTCTCCCATGTGTTGATTCTCACAGGCCATCAACACCACCGCCTGTTTCCCAGGGATCCGCTTGGCAACGTAGTTCTCGTAGTAACGCCGGTTCATCTGCCGCGTCTCCAGCGTGGCCAGGCCCTGCGGCCAGTTGCGCTCGTGGGCATTCTCAATCAGGTCGTTAACGATGGACAGAGGACAGCCGCTGTCGATGAGTGAACGCTTGATGACCGCCTGGAGAACTGCGTCTGGCGTGGAGATCATCCCGCCCCAGCGTGTCACCCGTGCAGGTTGGAGGGAGTTGACCCATCTGTTGGAAAGGAACAGGTGAGATGGGGaatagggatttttttttttatagctctaaagcactttgtgacaataCTGCTGATATAAAAAAGGGATTTATTAAATTTGATTAAGTTCAGGGTGATTTAAGTGGTTGTACACATTGATAATTTAAACAAACAATATCCAAAACACAGTAAATGGATGACGCTTGCTGAAATAAAATGCTGAAACTATGTCAAAATATCCTAAAAGGACAGGGCCAGGGGAACAGGAGAGTAAACTCACTCCAGGATCTCGTTGTACTCAATGCTCTCCTCCAGGTTCTGCATGTTGGGGTTGGTGCTGCGTATTGCTCTCATGTAGGCTTTTAGCAGCTGGATGTCCCGTTTCttacagagaaagacacagacagaTTATATTCCTGACCTTTGAGGAACAGAGCACTaatggatttttatgaattacgCATTCGCATATGTttgtgcgctgtgtgtgtgtgtgtgtgcgcgcgtctgtTTACTTGTTCCCCCAGCTGGTGCTTGTGCTCTACAGCATTCTTCTCCAGTTCAGAGATCTTGGTCTGCTGCTGCTGTACCACGCCACGTAAGTGCTTGATGCAGTTGTGGTTGCACATCTCATCTTTTGGCATCTCTAACCTGTAGAGAAAGTGTGACCTTTTGAAACTAAAGCCACTAGATCACTCGATTTGTATagtatttaaataggcaagtttgtatataagaatttgttcttaactgacggcctaccccaaacaaaccctaacctggatgacgctgggccaattgtgagctgccctatgggactcccaatcacgtgattgtgatacagcctggaatcgaaccagagtctgtattgacgcctctagccctgagatgcagtgcctaagcCCGCTGTGCCAGCGGGAGCCCCCACTCTAGAGACCACTACAAGACTAGATACTGTCACATTCTGCAGTGGTGGTGCGGCATGCCCAGGAACTCAAAAGTCATAGCCATGTTTTTCATTCTGGCcggtctgttctactctgctgtgTAATGTGCTCTAAGGTGACTCACCCACAGCCCTCCTCACAGTTGATGGGCCTTTTGGGGTTGTGCTCACAGTCCTTCAGGTGAGACTGCAGTTGATCTAGCCGCAGTGTGGCTGTGCAGCCGAAGCCAGCGTTGTCACAAGCAATCTGGAGTTTGGAGAGCATGTTGCGCATGATGCGGGGCACGGGCCGGAGGTGAGCCAGTGTCACCACGGTGCGGTCCACAGGACAGATCTGCTGCTGATTGAACCACTGGGTGATGCAGGCGTTGCAGAAAGCATGTTCACAGTGCGGGGCCTACACATGAAAGAAATAatgagaggagatggagaagggTAAAGAGGTAGGGGGAAATAAGCTTGTTTTGTATGAAAAATAAGAATTAAATCAGTAGGTCTTTATCCCAGAAATAGGTGACTAGCTGAGAGGAaagttttatttttattacaaaAAAATCTTAATTAAATTGATAAAAGGGATTAACAATTCCTTGCATGGCCTGGCTGAGAAGGGAAGAGGGAAATGTAGGGCACTAACCTGCACTGGCTCCTCCAGTACCATGCTGCAGATGGGACACAGCAAGTCTTCATCCACCTCCCCTTGGAACCTGGTGACATCATACCCCATGGCACATCACTGAGACACACAAGTTTCTGCAGAATACAAGCCGGGTAGGTGAGTCACTGCCTGGAGAAAATCCATTTCACAATGCAAACCTGTCTAGAGGACTGTTTATGGCATATCTGCAAAAGCAATGCAGCAAAACAAACATAACCCATCCTGTGCAATGAACATAACTTCAAGGTCAAGCCTTGTTGTTACCATATTTTTAGCATCGTAAACAACCTCAGCTATATCCTCATGCTAAACAATGTTGAGTGGCTCAAACCAGTAGTTTGAGAGAACTAGTGAGAAAACAGAAAAGCAGTGCCATTACCTCACTCACAAATGGCCCTCATTTCTCCCATTCAGCAGGACTGTCAAAGGTCACATGGAGTGGCTTTGATGAGACATTGTATTGGGAGACAGACACAATCAGACACATAAGCCTAACTTTCTAGGC
The DNA window shown above is from Salmo salar chromosome ssa13, Ssal_v3.1, whole genome shotgun sequence and carries:
- the rnf41 gene encoding E3 ubiquitin-protein ligase NRDP1 isoform X1 codes for the protein MGYDVTRFQGEVDEDLLCPICSMVLEEPVQAPHCEHAFCNACITQWFNQQQICPVDRTVVTLAHLRPVPRIMRNMLSKLQIACDNAGFGCTATLRLDQLQSHLKDCEHNPKRPINCEEGCGLEMPKDEMCNHNCIKHLRGVVQQQQTKISELEKNAVEHKHQLGEQKRDIQLLKAYMRAIRSTNPNMQNLEESIEYNEILEWVNSLQPARVTRWGGMISTPDAVLQAVIKRSLIDSGCPLSIVNDLIENAHERNWPQGLATLETRQMNRRYYENYVAKRIPGKQAVVLMACENQHMGEDMILEPGLVMIFAHGVEEIL
- the rnf41 gene encoding E3 ubiquitin-protein ligase NRDP1 (The RefSeq protein has 1 substitution compared to this genomic sequence), whose product is MGYDVTRFQGEVDEDLLCPICSMVLEEPVQAPHCEHAFCNACITQWFNQQQICPVDRTVVTLAHLRPVPRIMRNMLSKLQIACDNAGFGCTATLRLDQLQSHLKDCEHNPKRPINCEEGCGLEMPKDEMCNHNCIKHLRGVVQQQQTKISELEKNAVEHKHQLGEQKRDIQLLKAYMRAIRSANPNMQNLEESIEYNEILEWVNSLQPARVTRWGGMISTPDAVLQAVIKRSLIDSGCPLSIVNDLIENAHERNWPQGLATLETRQMNRRYYENYVAKRIPGKQAVVLMACENQHMGEDMILEPGLVMIFAHGVEEIL